The Clostridioides difficile genome has a segment encoding these proteins:
- a CDS encoding MerR family transcriptional regulator, translated as MSKKFSIGEMSKLHKISIQTLRYYDQIDLFKPVHVDQESNYRYYSIDQFSQLDIIKYLKYLGMPLKEIKEKLDENNEEILKLLTNKINIVDEKIKELELIKKVLSTKKETMEKGMKVDEVGKIVRKHIPRRSILSIEYEEGLSSEETMELSRRQIANILEDNISVFYGGVSGLVSIDKFLKEDKVIYENSFVNVERDLFDAKSQKYISEISAGDFICMTYKGSYRENYTAFKKLVDYVDYKRIPIENYIYEIPIIDPLSTNNEEELLTEIQIQVKKREIDLRCLV; from the coding sequence ATGAGTAAAAAGTTTTCAATAGGTGAAATGTCAAAGCTTCACAAAATAAGCATACAAACACTAAGATACTATGACCAAATAGATTTATTTAAACCTGTTCATGTTGATCAAGAAAGCAATTACAGATATTACTCAATTGACCAATTTTCACAATTGGATATTATAAAATACCTAAAGTATCTAGGTATGCCATTAAAAGAAATCAAAGAAAAGCTAGACGAAAACAATGAGGAAATTCTAAAATTATTAACCAATAAGATTAATATAGTGGATGAAAAAATTAAAGAATTAGAACTTATAAAAAAAGTATTAAGTACAAAAAAAGAAACAATGGAAAAAGGTATGAAGGTAGATGAAGTAGGTAAAATAGTGAGAAAGCATATTCCAAGAAGAAGTATTTTATCCATAGAATATGAAGAAGGTTTAAGTAGTGAAGAAACTATGGAGCTTTCCAGAAGACAAATAGCAAATATACTAGAGGATAATATATCTGTGTTTTATGGTGGAGTAAGTGGTCTTGTATCTATAGATAAATTCTTAAAGGAAGATAAAGTCATCTATGAAAATAGCTTTGTAAATGTTGAGAGAGATTTATTTGATGCTAAATCTCAAAAATATATATCTGAAATTTCAGCTGGTGATTTTATTTGTATGACATATAAAGGTTCTTACAGAGAAAATTATACTGCTTTTAAAAAGTTAGTTGATTATGTTGATTATAAAAGGATACCTATTGAAAATTATATCTATGAGATACCTATAATAGACCCTCTATCTACAAACAATGAAGAGGAACTTCTAACTGAAATTCAGATACAGGTTAAAAAGAGAGAAATTGATTTAAGATGTTTAGTATAA
- a CDS encoding DNA polymerase III subunit delta: MEKKMLLEKILDTPGVSYINEKVNLFKDTKWISFGTYIMTVESFCYKEDSKHYNPVMGTFDYESEIFIVNTVYKDEVYSIKSKKLYRNVSKGDKIVVTIKYYYDKYENLIHEEIHDYHSYPLSND, from the coding sequence ATGGAGAAAAAAATGTTATTAGAAAAAATTCTTGATACACCAGGAGTTTCATACATTAATGAAAAAGTAAATCTATTTAAAGATACTAAGTGGATTTCATTTGGAACTTATATAATGACTGTTGAAAGCTTCTGTTATAAAGAAGATTCAAAGCACTATAATCCAGTAATGGGTACATTTGATTATGAGTCAGAAATTTTTATAGTTAATACTGTATATAAAGATGAAGTCTACTCTATTAAAAGTAAAAAACTCTATAGAAATGTATCTAAGGGAGATAAAATAGTAGTTACAATTAAATACTATTATGATAAATATGAAAATCTTATCCATGAAGAAATTCATGACTACCACTCTTATCCTCTATCTAATGATTAA
- the carB gene encoding carbamoyl-phosphate synthase large subunit, with the protein MPKLDSIKKTLVLGSGPIIIGQAAEFDYSGTQACQALKEEGIEVVLVNSNPATIMTDKEIADKIYIEPLTIEFIEKIIEKERPDSLLAGMGGQTGLNLAVELHDASILDKYNVKVIGTSIMSIKKGEDRDLFRDVMKEINQPVIVSDIVTNLEAGLEFASKIGYPVVVRPAYTLGGTGGGIADTEEELREILSHGLQLSPVGQVLLEKSIKGWKEIEYEVMRDGNGNCITVCNMENVDPVGVHTGDSIVVAPSQTLSDEEYQLLRKASIDIINAIEVQGGCNVQIALNPHSLEYAIIEINPRVSRSSALASKATGYPIAKVAAKIALGYTLDEIENAVTKKTYACFEPTLDYVVVKIPKWPFDKFKKANRKLGTKMMATGEIMSIGSNFEAAILKGIRSLETGKYSLVHAPSEGRTLEELKARVVVPDDERLFDLAEMIRRGYKVEMIEEITGVDKWFINKFKWIVEQEEKLKGLKIEDLDKEYLHELKKKGFSDKGISDLMKISPEKLYELRCLYNIQPVYKMVDTCGGEFEALSPYYYSTYEQYDEVVVSDKRKVVVLGSGPIRIGQGIEFDYCSVHCVKSLRKMGIETIIVNNNPETVSTDFDTSDKLYFEPLTEEEVLNIIEKEKPEGVILQFGGQTAIKLAKFLHEKKIPILGTDFEDIDAAEDREKFDDLLEKLDINRPKGKGVWTTNEGIEVAKELGYPVLVRPSYVLGGQGMEITYNEEKLTQYLDDAFARDHKNPVLIDKYLTGREIEVDAICDKEEILIPGIMEHLERAGVHSGDSTTMYPSQNISDKIKDKILEYTKKIALDLNVLGMVNIQFIEFQNELYIIEVNPRASRTVPYISKVSGVPIVDLATKCMLGAKLKDLGYGTGVYKEPKLVSVKVPVFSMSKLAKVEVSLGPEMKSTGEVLGVGENLEEALYKGFLAAGRHMSDERGVVLATVNNNDKDEFIAIAKDMKELGYTFVATEGTAKSLRENGIEADIVNRVEEPRPNILDSIRNKQVDIVINTPTKGNDSTRDGFKMRRTAIEFSTEIMTSLDTLKALVEVKKKHINKDKLKVYNIAE; encoded by the coding sequence ATGCCTAAATTAGATAGTATAAAGAAAACTTTAGTATTAGGGTCAGGGCCAATAATAATAGGTCAAGCAGCAGAATTTGACTATTCAGGAACACAGGCTTGCCAAGCATTAAAAGAAGAAGGAATAGAAGTTGTATTAGTAAACAGTAATCCAGCTACAATAATGACTGATAAAGAAATTGCAGATAAAATATATATAGAACCATTAACAATAGAATTTATAGAAAAAATAATAGAAAAAGAAAGACCAGATAGTTTACTTGCAGGTATGGGAGGTCAAACAGGACTAAACTTGGCTGTAGAATTACATGATGCTAGTATCTTAGATAAATATAATGTAAAAGTTATAGGTACATCTATAATGTCTATAAAAAAGGGTGAGGATAGAGACCTATTTAGAGATGTAATGAAAGAAATAAATCAACCTGTAATAGTTAGTGATATAGTTACAAATTTAGAAGCAGGTCTTGAATTTGCAAGTAAAATAGGATACCCAGTGGTTGTAAGACCAGCATATACATTAGGAGGAACTGGTGGAGGTATCGCTGATACTGAGGAAGAATTAAGAGAGATACTTTCACATGGATTGCAATTAAGTCCAGTAGGTCAGGTTCTTCTTGAAAAGAGTATAAAAGGTTGGAAAGAAATAGAATATGAAGTAATGAGAGATGGAAATGGAAACTGTATAACTGTATGTAATATGGAAAATGTAGACCCAGTTGGAGTACATACAGGGGATAGTATAGTTGTTGCTCCAAGCCAAACTTTAAGTGATGAAGAATACCAACTTCTTAGAAAAGCATCAATAGATATAATAAATGCAATAGAAGTTCAAGGTGGATGTAATGTTCAAATAGCTTTAAATCCTCATAGCTTAGAATATGCAATAATAGAGATAAATCCAAGAGTTAGTAGATCATCAGCACTAGCATCAAAAGCTACAGGATATCCAATAGCAAAAGTGGCAGCTAAGATAGCTTTAGGATATACTTTAGATGAAATAGAAAATGCAGTAACTAAAAAAACTTATGCTTGCTTTGAGCCAACATTAGATTATGTGGTAGTAAAAATACCAAAATGGCCATTTGATAAATTTAAAAAGGCAAATAGAAAATTAGGAACTAAGATGATGGCAACTGGTGAAATAATGAGTATAGGAAGTAACTTTGAAGCGGCTATTCTTAAGGGAATAAGATCACTTGAAACAGGAAAATATTCATTAGTTCATGCACCATCAGAAGGTAGAACATTAGAAGAGTTAAAGGCGAGAGTTGTAGTACCTGATGATGAAAGATTATTTGACTTAGCTGAAATGATAAGAAGAGGCTATAAAGTAGAAATGATAGAAGAAATCACTGGTGTTGATAAGTGGTTTATAAATAAATTTAAATGGATAGTTGAGCAAGAAGAAAAATTAAAAGGTCTTAAAATAGAAGATTTAGATAAGGAATACTTACATGAATTAAAGAAAAAAGGATTCTCTGATAAGGGGATATCTGACTTAATGAAGATAAGTCCAGAAAAATTATACGAATTAAGATGTCTCTATAATATACAACCAGTTTACAAAATGGTTGATACATGTGGAGGAGAATTTGAAGCTCTATCTCCATATTACTACTCAACTTATGAGCAATATGATGAAGTAGTTGTGAGTGATAAGAGAAAAGTGGTAGTATTGGGCTCTGGACCAATAAGAATAGGTCAAGGTATAGAGTTTGACTATTGTTCAGTTCACTGTGTAAAATCTTTAAGAAAAATGGGTATAGAAACTATAATTGTAAATAATAACCCTGAAACAGTAAGTACAGATTTTGATACATCAGATAAACTATATTTTGAACCATTAACAGAAGAAGAAGTTTTAAACATAATTGAAAAAGAAAAACCAGAAGGTGTAATACTACAATTTGGAGGACAAACAGCTATAAAACTAGCTAAGTTCTTACATGAGAAAAAAATACCTATATTGGGAACTGATTTTGAAGATATAGATGCAGCAGAAGACAGAGAAAAATTTGATGATTTACTAGAAAAATTAGACATAAATAGACCAAAAGGAAAAGGTGTATGGACAACTAATGAAGGTATTGAAGTTGCTAAGGAGTTAGGCTATCCAGTATTAGTTAGACCATCTTATGTACTTGGTGGTCAAGGTATGGAAATAACTTACAATGAAGAGAAATTAACTCAGTATTTAGATGATGCTTTTGCTAGAGACCATAAGAACCCAGTACTTATAGATAAATATCTAACTGGTAGAGAAATAGAAGTAGATGCTATATGTGATAAAGAAGAGATATTAATACCTGGAATAATGGAACATTTAGAAAGAGCTGGAGTTCACTCTGGAGATAGTACGACAATGTATCCAAGTCAAAATATATCTGATAAGATAAAAGATAAAATTCTAGAATATACTAAAAAAATAGCTTTAGACCTTAATGTGCTTGGTATGGTTAATATACAATTTATAGAATTCCAAAATGAATTATATATAATTGAGGTTAATCCTAGAGCCAGTAGAACAGTCCCATATATAAGTAAAGTGAGTGGAGTACCAATAGTTGACTTAGCTACAAAATGTATGTTAGGAGCTAAATTAAAGGATTTAGGATATGGTACAGGGGTTTATAAAGAGCCTAAATTAGTATCAGTAAAAGTGCCAGTATTCTCAATGTCTAAGTTAGCTAAAGTTGAAGTAAGTCTTGGACCTGAAATGAAATCTACAGGAGAAGTTTTAGGTGTAGGAGAAAACCTAGAAGAAGCCTTATATAAAGGATTCTTAGCCGCAGGTAGACACATGTCTGATGAAAGAGGAGTAGTTCTTGCTACTGTTAATAATAACGATAAAGATGAGTTTATAGCTATAGCAAAAGATATGAAAGAGTTAGGATACACTTTTGTTGCTACAGAAGGTACAGCTAAGAGTCTAAGAGAGAATGGAATAGAGGCTGATATAGTAAACAGAGTTGAAGAGCCTAGACCAAACATACTAGATTCTATAAGAAATAAACAAGTTGATATAGTAATAAATACACCTACTAAGGGTAATGACTCAACAAGAGATGGATTCAAAATGAGAAGAACAGCTATTGAATTTTCTACTGAAATAATGACATCTTTAGATACATTAAAAGCTCTAGTAGAAGTTAAGAAAAAGCATATAAATAAAGATAAATTAAAAGTTTATAATATAGCAGAATAA
- the carA gene encoding glutamine-hydrolyzing carbamoyl-phosphate synthase small subunit, translated as MKGKLILEDGTVFEGKAFGYLKEAVGEVVFNTSMAGYGELLTDATYYGQIVTMTYPLIGNYGINLEDVESNKVQVKGLIVREKSDNPNNFRCEMDIDTYLKQNKVIGLEGIDTRALTKIIRNNGTKRGIITLENVSLQEIQSKLTECCNKDSVKNVTRKEIENIKGTGAKVVVVDFGVKNSILDSLKACNCDITVVPAMTTSEEILNINPDLILLSNGPGNPEDINDIVENIKKLVGKKPLAGIGLGHQILALALGGKTSKLAFGHRGGNHPVKCLETGKVFITSQNHGYNVSEMPENTEITHVNLNDNTIEGMRHKELPIYSVQYIPEYTTKEDLDCIFNKFLALI; from the coding sequence ATGAAGGGGAAATTAATTTTAGAAGATGGAACAGTATTTGAAGGAAAAGCATTTGGATATTTAAAGGAAGCTGTTGGTGAAGTTGTGTTTAATACTTCAATGGCAGGATATGGCGAACTACTAACAGATGCAACTTATTATGGACAAATAGTGACAATGACATATCCGCTTATAGGGAATTATGGAATAAATTTAGAAGATGTTGAATCAAATAAAGTGCAAGTAAAAGGACTTATAGTAAGAGAAAAAAGTGACAACCCAAATAATTTTAGATGTGAAATGGATATAGACACATATCTAAAGCAAAATAAGGTAATTGGACTTGAAGGAATAGATACGAGAGCATTGACTAAGATTATTAGAAATAATGGAACAAAAAGAGGTATTATAACTTTAGAAAATGTATCATTACAAGAAATTCAGTCTAAATTAACAGAGTGTTGCAATAAAGATTCAGTTAAAAATGTTACAAGAAAAGAAATTGAAAATATTAAAGGGACTGGTGCTAAAGTTGTAGTTGTAGACTTTGGTGTTAAAAATAGTATATTAGATTCACTGAAAGCTTGTAACTGCGACATAACAGTAGTACCAGCAATGACTACTTCAGAAGAAATTTTAAATATAAATCCTGACTTGATATTATTATCTAATGGGCCAGGTAATCCAGAAGATATAAATGATATAGTTGAAAATATAAAGAAATTAGTAGGTAAAAAACCACTAGCAGGAATCGGTTTAGGACATCAAATTTTGGCATTAGCATTAGGTGGAAAAACTTCAAAGCTTGCATTTGGACATAGAGGAGGAAATCATCCAGTTAAATGTTTAGAAACAGGAAAAGTATTTATAACTTCTCAAAATCATGGATACAATGTTTCAGAAATGCCAGAAAATACAGAGATAACTCATGTAAATTTAAATGACAATACTATAGAAGGAATGAGACATAAGGAATTACCAATATATAGTGTTCAGTACATTCCAGAATACACAACAAAAGAAGATTTAGATTGTATATTTAATAAATTCTTAGCATTAATATAG
- the carB gene encoding carbamoyl-phosphate synthase large subunit, whose protein sequence is MPKLDSIKKTLVLGSGPIIIGQAAEFDYSGTQACQSLKEEGIEVVLINSNPATIMTDKEVADKIYIEPLTIEFIEKIIEKERPDSLLAGMGGQTGLNLAVELYEKGILDKYGVKIIGTSVESIKKGEDRDIFRDVMKEINQPVIVSDIVTELQAGLDYALTIGYPVVVRPAYTLGGTGGGIADNEEELREILSHGLQLSPVGQVLIEKSIKGWKEIEYEVIRDSKGNCIVVCNMENIDPVGVHTGDSIVVAPTQTLSNKECAMLKKASLDILNAVEVQGGCNVQFALNPHSFEYAVIEINPRVSRSSALASKATGYPIAKVSSKIALGYTLDEIENAVTKKTYACFEPTIDYVVAKIPKWPFDKFKKANRKLGTKMMATGEIMSIGSNFEAAILKGIRSLETGKYSLVHAPSEERSIEALKKRVVVPDDERLFDLAEMIRRGYKVEMIEQITGIDKWFINKFKWIVEQEEKLKVMKIEDLTKDYLLELKKKGFSDKGISDLMKISPEKLYELRSLYNIKPAYKMVDTCAGEIDAISPYYYSTYEQYDEVVVSDKKKVIVLGSGPIRIGQGIEFDYCSVHCVKSLRKMDIETIIINNNPETVSTDFDTSDKLYFEPLTEEEVLSIIEKEKPEGVILQFGGQTAIKLAKFLHEKNIPILGTDFEDIDAAEDREKFDDLLEKLDINRPKGKGVWSLNEGIEVANELGYPVLVRPSYVLGGQGMEITYNEEKLSQYLQDAFDRDHKNPVLIDKYLTGREIEVDAICDKEDILIPGIMEHLERAGVHSGDSTTMYPSQNISDKIKEKIVEYTKKIALDLNVLGMVNIQFIEFQNELYIIEVNPRASRTVPYISKVSGVPIVDLATKCMLGAKLKDLGYGTGVYKEPKLVSVKVPVFSMSKLAKVEVSLGPEMKSTGEVLGVGENLEEALYKGFLAAGRHMSDERGVVLATVNNNDKDEFIAIAKDMKELGYTFVATEGTAKSLRENGIEADTVNRVEESRPNILDAIRNKQVDIVINTPTKGNDSTRDGFKMRRTAIEFSTEIMTSLDTLKALVEVKKKHLNKDKLKVYNIAE, encoded by the coding sequence ATGCCTAAATTAGATAGTATAAAGAAAACTTTAGTATTAGGGTCAGGACCAATAATAATAGGTCAAGCGGCAGAATTTGACTATTCGGGAACTCAAGCATGTCAATCTTTAAAAGAAGAAGGAATTGAAGTTGTATTAATAAATAGTAATCCAGCTACAATAATGACGGATAAAGAAGTGGCAGATAAAATATATATAGAACCATTAACAATAGAATTTATAGAAAAAATAATAGAAAAAGAAAGACCAGATAGTTTACTTGCAGGTATGGGTGGACAAACAGGATTAAACTTAGCAGTTGAGCTTTATGAAAAAGGCATACTAGATAAATATGGAGTAAAAATAATAGGTACTTCAGTAGAATCTATAAAAAAAGGTGAAGATAGAGATATATTTAGAGATGTAATGAAAGAAATAAATCAACCTGTAATAGTTAGTGATATAGTTACAGAGTTACAAGCAGGTCTTGATTATGCACTTACAATAGGGTATCCAGTAGTTGTAAGACCAGCATACACATTAGGTGGAACTGGTGGAGGTATAGCTGATAATGAGGAAGAATTAAGAGAGATACTTTCACATGGATTGCAATTAAGCCCAGTTGGACAAGTATTAATTGAAAAAAGTATAAAAGGTTGGAAAGAAATAGAATATGAAGTAATAAGAGATTCAAAAGGAAACTGTATAGTTGTATGTAATATGGAAAATATAGACCCAGTTGGAGTACATACAGGAGATAGTATAGTTGTTGCTCCAACACAAACTCTAAGCAATAAAGAATGTGCGATGCTTAAAAAAGCATCTTTAGACATATTAAATGCAGTAGAAGTTCAAGGTGGATGTAATGTTCAGTTTGCATTAAACCCACATAGTTTTGAGTATGCAGTTATAGAGATAAATCCAAGAGTTAGTAGATCATCAGCACTAGCATCAAAAGCTACAGGATATCCAATAGCTAAAGTTTCATCAAAAATAGCTTTAGGATATACTTTGGATGAAATAGAAAATGCAGTAACTAAAAAAACTTATGCTTGTTTTGAGCCAACTATAGACTATGTAGTGGCTAAGATACCAAAGTGGCCATTTGATAAATTTAAAAAAGCAAATAGAAAATTAGGAACTAAGATGATGGCAACTGGTGAAATAATGAGTATAGGAAGTAACTTTGAAGCGGCTATTCTTAAGGGAATAAGATCACTTGAAACAGGAAAATATTCATTAGTTCATGCACCATCAGAAGAGAGAAGTATTGAAGCGTTAAAGAAAAGAGTTGTAGTACCTGATGATGAGAGATTATTTGACTTAGCTGAAATGATAAGAAGAGGCTACAAAGTAGAAATGATAGAACAAATCACAGGAATAGACAAGTGGTTTATAAATAAATTTAAATGGATAGTTGAACAAGAAGAAAAATTAAAAGTTATGAAGATTGAAGACTTAACTAAGGATTATCTTCTTGAGTTAAAGAAAAAAGGATTCTCTGATAAAGGTATATCTGACTTAATGAAGATAAGCCCAGAAAAATTATATGAATTAAGAAGTCTATATAACATAAAGCCAGCATACAAAATGGTCGATACATGTGCAGGGGAAATAGATGCTATATCTCCATATTACTATTCAACGTATGAGCAATATGACGAAGTAGTTGTAAGTGACAAGAAAAAAGTAATAGTGTTAGGTTCTGGGCCAATAAGAATAGGTCAAGGTATAGAGTTTGACTATTGTTCAGTTCACTGTGTAAAATCTTTAAGAAAGATGGATATAGAAACTATAATTATAAATAATAATCCTGAGACAGTAAGTACAGATTTTGATACATCAGATAAACTATATTTTGAACCATTAACAGAAGAAGAAGTTTTAAGTATAATTGAAAAAGAAAAACCAGAAGGTGTAATACTACAATTTGGAGGACAAACAGCTATAAAATTAGCTAAGTTCTTACATGAGAAAAATATACCTATATTAGGAACTGATTTTGAAGATATAGATGCAGCAGAAGATAGAGAAAAATTTGATGATTTACTAGAAAAACTAGATATAAATAGACCAAAAGGAAAAGGTGTATGGTCACTTAATGAAGGTATTGAAGTTGCTAATGAATTAGGTTATCCAGTATTAGTTAGACCATCTTATGTACTTGGTGGTCAAGGTATGGAAATAACTTACAATGAAGAAAAACTATCTCAATATCTACAGGATGCATTTGATAGAGACCATAAGAACCCAGTACTTATAGATAAATATCTAACTGGTAGAGAAATAGAAGTAGATGCTATATGTGATAAAGAAGATATATTAATACCTGGAATAATGGAACACTTAGAAAGAGCTGGAGTTCACTCTGGAGATAGTACGACAATGTATCCAAGTCAAAATATATCTGATAAGATAAAGGAAAAGATAGTAGAATACACTAAAAAAATAGCTTTAGACCTTAATGTACTTGGTATGGTTAATATACAATTTATAGAATTCCAAAATGAATTATATATAATTGAGGTTAATCCTAGAGCCAGTAGAACAGTCCCATATATAAGTAAAGTGAGCGGAGTACCAATAGTTGACTTAGCTACAAAATGTATGTTAGGAGCTAAATTAAAGGATTTAGGATATGGTACAGGGGTTTATAAAGAGCCTAAATTAGTATCAGTAAAAGTGCCAGTATTCTCAATGTCTAAATTAGCTAAAGTTGAAGTAAGTCTTGGACCTGAAATGAAATCTACTGGAGAGGTTTTAGGTGTAGGAGAAAACCTAGAAGAAGCCTTATATAAAGGATTCTTAGCCGCAGGTAGACACATGTCTGATGAAAGAGGAGTAGTGCTTGCTACTGTTAATAATAATGATAAAGATGAGTTTATAGCTATAGCAAAAGATATGAAAGAGTTAGGATATACTTTTGTTGCTACAGAAGGTACTGCTAAGAGTCTAAGAGAGAATGGAATAGAAGCTGATACAGTAAACAGAGTGGAAGAATCTAGACCAAACATATTAGATGCTATAAGAAATAAACAAGTTGATATAGTAATAAATACACCTACTAAGGGTAATGACTCAACAAGAGATGGATTCAAAATGAGAAGAACAGCTATTGAATTTTCTACTGAAATAATGACATCTTTAGATACATTAAAAGCTCTAGTAGAAGTTAAGAAAAAGCATTTAAACAAAGATAAGTTAAAAGTTTACAATATAGCGGAATAG
- a CDS encoding permease prefix domain 1-containing protein translates to MKIIEEYLETLYKNENNKEIQDLKEELREHLTTSANEFIENGCDIDEAQNKAIERFDGGSEMSVELRSIFKQKIEPKKVLLRKLSNSRLLFLNLFGWLVAAAAFTANRGFGHIVPPWLIVVLIITVAILIILSIIINKLKKEIENDCVM, encoded by the coding sequence ATGAAAATAATAGAAGAGTATTTAGAAACACTATATAAAAACGAAAATAACAAAGAAATTCAAGATTTAAAAGAAGAACTAAGAGAACATCTAACAACATCTGCAAATGAATTTATTGAAAATGGATGTGACATAGATGAAGCACAAAATAAGGCAATTGAAAGATTTGATGGTGGTAGTGAGATGTCAGTAGAATTACGTTCAATATTTAAACAAAAAATAGAACCTAAAAAAGTTTTATTGCGAAAGTTATCAAATTCAAGACTCTTATTTTTAAATTTATTTGGATGGCTTGTTGCCGCTGCTGCATTTACAGCCAATAGAGGTTTTGGGCACATAGTTCCACCTTGGTTGATTGTAGTTTTGATAATTACAGTGGCTATATTAATAATTTTAAGTATTATAATTAATAAATTAAAGAAAGAAATAGAAAATGATTGTGTTATGTAG
- the carA gene encoding glutamine-hydrolyzing carbamoyl-phosphate synthase small subunit: MKARLILEDGTVFIGKAFGYLEESVGEVVFNTSMIGYGEVLTDPSYYGQIVTMTYPLIGNYGINLSSAESEKVQVKGFIVREKSDSPSNFRCEIDIDQYLKQNKVIGLEGIDTRALTKILRNNGTMKGIITLEDSKLEDVKHKLDKFSNTEAVRTVTRKEVEHIAGNGPKVAVMDFGVKRNILRSFISRGCDITIFPATTSPEDVLSINPDLIFLSNGPGDPEDLEDVIENIKALIGKKPIVGICLGHQLLALALGGKTAKLKFGHRGGNHPVKDLEEGKVFITSQNHGYYVSEVPEQMKVTHINLNDNTVEGMRHEKLDVYSVQYHPEACPGPKDNDYIFDKFLEFVK; encoded by the coding sequence ATGAAAGCAAGATTAATATTAGAAGATGGGACAGTTTTTATAGGAAAGGCATTTGGATATTTAGAAGAGAGTGTAGGAGAAGTAGTATTTAATACTTCTATGATAGGATATGGCGAAGTTTTAACAGACCCTTCTTACTATGGTCAAATAGTTACTATGACTTATCCTCTTATAGGAAATTATGGTATAAATTTATCATCAGCAGAATCTGAAAAAGTGCAAGTGAAAGGATTTATAGTAAGAGAAAAAAGTGATTCTCCAAGTAATTTTAGATGTGAAATTGATATAGACCAATATTTAAAGCAAAATAAAGTGATAGGACTAGAAGGAATAGATACAAGAGCTTTAACTAAGATACTTAGAAATAATGGAACTATGAAAGGGATAATTACATTAGAAGACAGTAAGTTAGAAGATGTTAAACATAAATTAGATAAGTTTTCAAATACAGAAGCAGTTAGAACAGTTACAAGAAAAGAAGTAGAGCATATAGCAGGAAATGGTCCAAAAGTAGCTGTTATGGATTTTGGAGTTAAAAGAAACATCTTAAGATCATTTATATCTCGTGGATGTGATATAACAATATTCCCAGCTACAACATCTCCAGAAGATGTATTAAGTATAAATCCTGATTTAATATTTTTATCAAATGGACCTGGAGACCCAGAGGATTTAGAAGATGTTATAGAAAATATAAAAGCTCTAATTGGTAAAAAGCCTATAGTTGGAATATGCTTAGGGCATCAACTTTTAGCTTTAGCTCTTGGAGGAAAAACTGCTAAACTTAAATTTGGACATAGAGGTGGAAATCATCCAGTTAAAGATTTAGAAGAAGGAAAAGTATTTATAACTTCTCAAAATCATGGATATTATGTTTCAGAAGTTCCTGAACAAATGAAAGTGACACATATAAATTTAAATGATAATACTGTTGAAGGAATGAGACATGAAAAGCTAGATGTATACAGTGTTCAATACCACCCTGAAGCTTGTCCAGGGCCAAAAGATAATGACTATATTTTCGATAAGTTTTTAGAGTTCGTAAAATAA
- a CDS encoding PadR family transcriptional regulator yields MDLNKEVLKGHIDTLILSILNKGDSYGYKIAKVVRDETTFELKESTLYVSLKRLESKGLIKSYWGNDQGVGSRRKYYNITDDGKDNLEIKIQEWDFIQGIMNKFLKKGD; encoded by the coding sequence ATGGACTTAAATAAAGAAGTGCTTAAAGGTCATATTGATACTTTAATATTATCAATACTAAACAAAGGAGATTCATATGGATATAAAATAGCAAAAGTGGTTAGAGATGAAACTACATTTGAATTAAAAGAAAGTACACTCTATGTGTCTCTTAAAAGATTAGAATCTAAGGGTTTGATAAAATCTTATTGGGGAAATGACCAAGGCGTAGGAAGCAGGAGAAAGTATTACAATATAACAGATGATGGAAAAGATAACTTAGAAATAAAAATTCAAGAGTGGGACTTTATACAGGGTATTATGAACAAATTTCTAAAGAAGGGGGATTAG